A window of Pedobacter lusitanus contains these coding sequences:
- a CDS encoding DUF1501 domain-containing protein produces MERRDFLKNAAFAAAGTLVVPAFMKPFEALALDELSLYKNLVVVQLSGGNDGLNTVIPFGNDIYYQMRKGIAIKPDEVIKLNDMQGLNPNLNCLKELYDQGWMTIINDVGYPNPDRSHFRSMDIWQTASDANQYLSTGWIGRYLDSNCETCKFPYTAIEVDDSLSLAMKGMSKKGIALKDPAALFRNTNEPFFRDMINRDKDHLDEDNLGYLYKTMIETSSSANYIQNTSRIYQPNYTYPNTAFSNQLKTVSRFICSGLKTRVYYVSLSGFDTHVNQLNQQGRLLQQYAEGMNAFVKDLHQNNKLEDTLVITFSEFGRRVAQNASNGTDHGTANNMFLFGGRLKKQGIYNGAPDLGNLDNGDLKYQVDFREVYGTILDKWLDVNNSQVLNKRFNTLGFI; encoded by the coding sequence ATGGAAAGAAGAGACTTTTTAAAAAATGCCGCTTTTGCAGCAGCAGGAACTCTGGTAGTTCCGGCCTTCATGAAACCTTTTGAAGCACTCGCGCTGGATGAGCTGAGTTTATATAAAAACCTGGTTGTTGTTCAGCTCTCGGGCGGGAATGACGGGCTGAATACAGTTATTCCATTCGGTAATGATATCTATTATCAAATGAGAAAAGGCATAGCAATAAAACCAGATGAAGTCATCAAACTAAATGATATGCAGGGATTGAATCCGAATCTGAACTGTTTGAAAGAACTTTACGATCAGGGATGGATGACCATCATTAATGACGTGGGCTATCCTAATCCTGACCGCTCACATTTCCGTTCCATGGATATCTGGCAAACAGCCAGTGATGCCAATCAATACCTTTCCACAGGCTGGATAGGCCGTTATCTGGATTCAAACTGTGAAACCTGCAAATTCCCCTATACAGCTATTGAAGTTGACGATAGTCTATCTCTGGCAATGAAAGGTATGAGCAAAAAAGGGATCGCCTTAAAAGATCCTGCGGCCTTGTTCCGTAATACCAATGAGCCCTTTTTCAGAGACATGATTAACCGAGACAAGGACCATCTGGATGAAGACAATCTCGGATATCTCTATAAAACGATGATAGAAACCTCTTCTTCTGCCAATTATATTCAGAATACATCCAGGATCTATCAGCCCAATTACACCTATCCCAACACAGCCTTTTCCAACCAGTTAAAAACGGTGTCCCGGTTTATCTGTTCGGGATTAAAAACCAGGGTTTATTATGTTTCTTTAAGCGGTTTTGACACCCATGTAAATCAGCTAAACCAGCAAGGACGCTTATTGCAGCAATATGCAGAAGGCATGAATGCTTTTGTGAAAGACCTGCATCAAAACAATAAACTGGAAGATACCCTGGTAATTACTTTTTCCGAATTCGGACGCCGTGTAGCACAAAATGCAAGCAACGGAACTGATCATGGTACAGCAAACAATATGTTCCTGTTTGGCGGACGCTTAAAAAAGCAGGGAATATACAATGGAGCACCAGACCTGGGCAACCTGGATAATGGTGATCTTAAATATCAGGTAGATTTCAGGGAAGTATATGGCACCATTCTGGATAAATGGCTGGATGTCAACAACTCACAAGTACTCAACAAACGTTTTAACACCCTCGGTTTTATTTAA